TCGATGATACCcgagaacgaagaagacgacgacgaggacgacggtGGCATTGTCGTAGTTGCCGAGGACGAAACGAACGACGTACCATCCAGATTACATTCTCGTATGGCTCACggcgacgaagacgacgagcAACCGGCTGACTTCAGTCTAGCCAAACGGCCGAAACTCTACTTCACCGATATGGCTGACGAGGAGAACATCAGTAATATCGACAGCAACGAGGACGACTCCGTTGGTGGCACCGATCAGCATTCCTTCAGTGTTGGTCAACACACTCTCAACTCGAATACCCTTCTCCACAGCAGAGGAGTACGTAAACGGAAGTCCCAGCATCCAACGAGATGCGCCGTTTTAGCGGAAATGCATTCCTCGTCGACGGATGGCGACTCCTCGAACGACGAGGAACGGATCCAGCGACGTTGTCAACCAGACGGTGGGATCGTCCGAGCGGTCGACGAGTTTCAGAATCAACCGGAGGACATGTCGATGTCACGGCTCGAAGCGGAAGAACGTAAGGTCTCGCCAACCTCGCCGAAGAATCCAGACGCGAAGTGTCGTAACTCACCGGAGACGACTTCGATCAGCGAACGAGAAGCAACGACGACGTTGGAGAGTGTTCGTAGAGAAACAGCGAAGGAGAAGGTCGACGATCTACCTCAGGACGAGCCGAGAGACCTCAGTTCGAGGGCGAGCAGCGTCAAGTCGCCAAAACGTCAGATCAGTCCGGAACCAAAAAATTTACACGAGCCAAGCGCGGAGGGTAACTCGACTACTGCGGTCTGTGATTCGGCATCCGAGTCTCAGGAACGGGCGAGACGAAACAAAATGGTTGACCAACAAGAAACGCAGGTCGGCAAGAGCGAGGATAAAATTGTGGTTTCCAGAAACGAGTTGGATATAACAGAGGAGAAGATCGTCCGACAAAACTCGGACGATGTTAGGAGGCGAGGTGATGAGgaacaggaggaggaggtggaggatgaggagaaCGAGAGGACGCAGGACGAGGAAGATGAGCCAATGGAGGAGGtcgaggatgatgatgatgatgatgaggtgGACGAAGCGCTGCGCAATCAGGAAGGTGAGCGTCCCGATGATCCCCCCCGTGCCCCGAGCTCGGTCGAGAGCCGTCCAACGACAGCCGACGAGCTCTCCCACGACTCCTCGACCAACACTTTGCGTCAACTCGAGTCCTTGTCGCAGGGTCGCACGATGATGCCGTACACCGAGACGCAACGGGTGGCTTCGAGGTCTGGCCGCGGCTCTACCAGCCCCGTCAGCCTCACGACGCACCAGGAGACCACCATGGACAACTCCTCACATGGCTCTCGTTCATCCAGCGCTTCACCCTCCACAGCGGCCATGGATATGGACAATAGCCTGATAACCTACGCGAGATACGAGAATGGTGGCTTCGTCAGTACCCAGGAGGTTCCGCTTGATCGTGAGAATCCACGGCGTTGCACGGCCTGCGGCAAGGTCTTTCAGAATCACTTTGGTGTGAAAACTCATTACCAGAACGTCCATCTCAAGCTGATGCACCGTTGCAGCGTCGACGGTTGCAACGCGGCCTTTCCCTCAAAAAGGTCCCGTGATCGTCACTCGGCCAATCTCAATCTCCATCGGAAGTTACTCTCGACCTCCTCGAGTCCGCCCCTTTCATCAGGTAGCCTGCCATCCAGTTTGTCGCCGCGCGTCGAGGATGCTCCGATGAATCCTCTTCTACACAACGAGTTCCTTGCGAGACTCTACGCTGACGCGGGTATCGGTACTGCTGGCATCGGAGCCGCCGCTGCTATTGGTACGGGCATCGGTCCACTCGGTGCTTATCCCCTGACACCTAGACTTCCACCATCCGCGGTTGATCTTGCTGCCAGGATACCACCGCCGCATCCGTTGCTTCTTCCACCTCATCTGGGCGCCACATTTCCAGGCCTGTCTTCTTTCGCCTCGCACTTGGCTGGCCTGAACGGTTTGACTCATCAACACTTGAACCACCTGACGAGACTCTCTCAGGAACAAGCAACCAGACAACCCTCTCGCTCGGCCTCGCCGTTATCATCTCCTGGCTCGGAcgatagaaaagaggaagcCAGATGTACCGTACCAGGCTGCGATCGCGTCTTTGGCTCGAGAGCCGTCAGAGATGCGCACTCGAGGGATCCCCAGGCTCATAGAGATCTGTCGATTCTCTCTACTAGCGGCTCGTGACCGTTCTTTTGCCGCGAACGCGACTATTATCCCTTACTGTGATGCCAAAATCCTAAACGACGATTCCGATCGATCGCCGATCAGTTGATCTCCCAGGGTATCCAGGGTCCACCCGTACTATCGTCTCGCGCTAATCCACGTGCAATATAATCGAAGGACTACGCCTAAAAAAATATCGCTGAGCGTTCGTCACATTCACTTCTACTTTTATTCTACTCGCGTTCGtctatttccttcttcaaATCGGCTACGATCTCAAACAATCGACGTGCTTCGAACGCTCCAATCTAGTCAACTTGGTATCTCTATCGGTGGGTCCAGAAGTCGATGAGAATTCTCGCACAAAGAGAACCAACCTGTCCGATTCCTGAAATTTCGTGTTTCTCTTCGCTTGGAGTTCTAGCACGATTACCGAAGCATATCTCCGAGGCGCAGTGATATTTTCGATGGCGCTTTGTCTTCTTCCCAGCTGCGCGAGTACTTTCAGCTCATAAactacgatttttttctttcgtaccatctcttcttcctcctctgtTTCTCCAATTGCAAgaatttatttgtcttttttttttgttccacCATCAAAGttacgaacgaaaaaataggaggatgaaagaaaaagaaaggagaaagggaggaagagagaaggagagagaaaagagagaaaaagaggatcaACAAGACCGTTTGAAAGGAGAACACGAGACGAGAGGGGTGGATCGAGAGTACCGACTCGGTGTGTTCGAGAAAAAGGCGTTCGCGTTGATCGATCCCAAGATCGATGCGCGATCTAATTTTATCATCGTTGTGATAACGTAACGTTAGCGAATACGTCactatttaatcaataatcaaTTAGCACTgctgtatatataaacatagtACCTTTCGATGTATCGCGTAATTATCGATTAAGCTACGAGGGAAGCGCGACCGATCGACGGACGTTTTTACCCGAATCGGGGATAAACAGACCGTGAGAAGAAGACTTTTGTAAACGGTTCGAATAAACGATAGGAATGAGGACTTCAAATTAGCGAGTAAAAAATCGGAGCGATATCAAATGATATGTTGGCAGctagagaaaatgaaaaagagtgagagagagagagagagagagataaaaagatgcAATCTTTACACggttctaaaataaaaatcgtgagATGCGTAGACCTTTCGACGTACGAAGGGCCAAGGCAAAGTCGTGCGATCGGTAAAGatgtcaaaagaaaaagaaaaaaaaagaagaaaaaaaaagaataagaaaaaataaaaattacgaaaaatatggagagagagaacgatattaGAGAATGAACCGACCAGCGAATCAAAGCGACGCGTGACGGCGACGTCTCGTGCTAGATATAAATGAGAATagttagattttatttattgtctcCGTAGGGAAAAGCAACTCCTCCTTCACACTGGAGGATTCTGCAGTTTATCATCGACGGCGACTGGCAGTAGCGGACACTGCCATATtgaatctcatctttattttttgatttttgtttccttttctttgttctctcttaactttccttcttcttccttgaaTTTTGTTCACGTCGGAGGCAAGGacagtttttataatttttatttcttttcttttttcttttccttttcttttttttttttttctttttaattctcaaTTGTCTGCGACTTAGAAGGCAATTCGTCACAAAACGATATCATGAGTCGTTCACAAAATTGGTTTCTTGTCCTCCGTAATTGTTTGgttgtatatatactttattatattataaatattatatatatatacacacacatccgCATAATTTTTGCGAGCGCGTCGATGTAAGTCGCGACGCTTCGAGATGAAGCACGAAACGTGTAAGTTTTTCTACGCGTCACACGATCCTAGGTTTTACACTCGTCATCGTCCtgtcctccttctcctcctcctcctcttcgtccaATCCACCGTACTCTAAAAAATTCCTCTAGGCCTGAAAGACAATTTCCCAATTTCCGCGACGCACGACGAACCCACTACTATTATGTGTTAAGGGCGAACGAGATTTACAACTCTGTAATTATGTATAAACTGAATGCTATGATGTATATTATAGATCGATTATAAAGAACACtcatcattataaaaataaatgccTATTAAAATTACTCGCTACGCGGTTCAATAAGTGTCATTCGAATAATCAACGAGTATCCTTCCTCAATcaacgattatttattaaatattatttaatcgaagtaataacattttcttaCGTTACAGTTCAAATCTTATTAGAGATATCGTAAAAATGCTGATAACATCATTTTCGTTGTTCATTAATTTgcataaaaatgagaaaggagGGAGCGATTCCGATGTTCCATCAGTATTCCCACGAGCGTTATTAGACCGACGCGAATCATAAGATATAAAGAGCTTatgcaaaaatgaaaaatcttcgGGTCGCCACGCCTACGTTGAATTTGACGCGTCTCTAACGTATTCGAGGTTACCCCCGACCTTGTTTTCTACGAAacgcgaagagaaagagaaagaaagagaaagaagtccTTCTGAAAGGACTTCCAAGGGTC
This window of the Vespula vulgaris chromosome 6, iyVesVulg1.1, whole genome shotgun sequence genome carries:
- the LOC127064358 gene encoding zinc finger protein basonuclin-2-like isoform X1 — its product is MDSQNGPVLDRWSICSAEEEPLVLQQFLRFAETRPFVQQLLLAAGTPGTDAMSPSRRPSPPTMPLAHLPPPLHLLHCGLPPPGSRLPPPLPPPHPPPPVSHPSISPTTQKHYSSASTGGNPGVTSNRGNSPPRTLDSHMNVSPLNRLQSMQPFDFRKLGTLGLPAFTPLPPAPPTEQLLQSRKSMRNPQSPHSPPHHSSSSQLQRPHVPVAPVSSSALNFGHPLSVAVSSGALPPTFPSHFPPPPPMVKSTGSIAGLTAPTDVHSGGEKSSEFGSEEDEDDDENSDSALNLSRRDAASKHVAAEHRHPPPLPLQPAPLGRPPGIPGRKPHSPGKRPTGQWGASANMPPNLGTPFINPTTGKKRVQCNVCLKTFCDKGALKIHFSAVHLREMHQCTVKGCSMMFSSRRSRNRHSANPNPKLHSPHLRRKISPHDGRSSMAHALVLPPQVGLPVPATGLNHLPFGSFPLLTPPSELRSPASLCALDFKHLDLSSTQGQGRPYEEALQQRMPVSTGLPSSTVSTTASMTTNSGASTVAASMTTTTTTTRGGSFSGGATSCTVSPSTSMIPENEEDDDEDDGGIVVVAEDETNDVPSRLHSRMAHGDEDDEQPADFSLAKRPKLYFTDMADEENISNIDSNEDDSVGGTDQHSFSVGQHTLNSNTLLHSRGVRKRKSQHPTRCAVLAEMHSSSTDGDSSNDEERIQRRCQPDGGIVRAVDEFQNQPEDMSMSRLEAEERKVSPTSPKNPDAKCRNSPETTSISEREATTTLESVRRETAKEKVDDLPQDEPRDLSSRASSVKSPKRQISPEPKNLHEPSAEGNSTTAVCDSASESQERARRNKMVDQQETQVGKSEDKIVVSRNELDITEEKIVRQNSDDVRRRGDEEQEEEVEDEENERTQDEEDEPMEEVEDDDDDDEVDEALRNQEGERPDDPPRAPSSVESRPTTADELSHDSSTNTLRQLESLSQGRTMMPYTETQRVASRSGRGSTSPVSLTTHQETTMDNSSHGSRSSSASPSTAAMDMDNSLITYARYENGGFVSTQEVPLDRENPRRCTACGKVFQNHFGVKTHYQNVHLKLMHRCSVDGCNAAFPSKRSRDRHSANLNLHRKLLSTSSSPPLSSGSLPSSLSPRVEDAPMNPLLHNEFLARLYADAGIGTAGIGAAAAIGTGIGPLGAYPLTPRLPPSAVDLAARIPPPHPLLLPPHLGATFPGLSSFASHLAGLNGLTHQHLNHLTRLSQEQATRQPSRSASPLSSPGSDDRKEEARCTVPGCDRVFGSRAVRDAHSRDPQAHRDLSILSTSGS
- the LOC127064358 gene encoding zinc finger protein basonuclin-2-like isoform X2, which translates into the protein MSPSRRPSPPTMPLAHLPPPLHLLHCGLPPPGSRLPPPLPPPHPPPPVSHPSISPTTQKHYSSASTGGNPGVTSNRGNSPPRTLDSHMNVSPLNRLQSMQPFDFRKLGTLGLPAFTPLPPAPPTEQLLQSRKSMRNPQSPHSPPHHSSSSQLQRPHVPVAPVSSSALNFGHPLSVAVSSGALPPTFPSHFPPPPPMVKSTGSIAGLTAPTDVHSGGEKSSEFGSEEDEDDDENSDSALNLSRRDAASKHVAAEHRHPPPLPLQPAPLGRPPGIPGRKPHSPGKRPTGQWGASANMPPNLGTPFINPTTGKKRVQCNVCLKTFCDKGALKIHFSAVHLREMHQCTVKGCSMMFSSRRSRNRHSANPNPKLHSPHLRRKISPHDGRSSMAHALVLPPQVGLPVPATGLNHLPFGSFPLLTPPSELRSPASLCALDFKHLDLSSTQGQGRPYEEALQQRMPVSTGLPSSTVSTTASMTTNSGASTVAASMTTTTTTTRGGSFSGGATSCTVSPSTSMIPENEEDDDEDDGGIVVVAEDETNDVPSRLHSRMAHGDEDDEQPADFSLAKRPKLYFTDMADEENISNIDSNEDDSVGGTDQHSFSVGQHTLNSNTLLHSRGVRKRKSQHPTRCAVLAEMHSSSTDGDSSNDEERIQRRCQPDGGIVRAVDEFQNQPEDMSMSRLEAEERKVSPTSPKNPDAKCRNSPETTSISEREATTTLESVRRETAKEKVDDLPQDEPRDLSSRASSVKSPKRQISPEPKNLHEPSAEGNSTTAVCDSASESQERARRNKMVDQQETQVGKSEDKIVVSRNELDITEEKIVRQNSDDVRRRGDEEQEEEVEDEENERTQDEEDEPMEEVEDDDDDDEVDEALRNQEGERPDDPPRAPSSVESRPTTADELSHDSSTNTLRQLESLSQGRTMMPYTETQRVASRSGRGSTSPVSLTTHQETTMDNSSHGSRSSSASPSTAAMDMDNSLITYARYENGGFVSTQEVPLDRENPRRCTACGKVFQNHFGVKTHYQNVHLKLMHRCSVDGCNAAFPSKRSRDRHSANLNLHRKLLSTSSSPPLSSGSLPSSLSPRVEDAPMNPLLHNEFLARLYADAGIGTAGIGAAAAIGTGIGPLGAYPLTPRLPPSAVDLAARIPPPHPLLLPPHLGATFPGLSSFASHLAGLNGLTHQHLNHLTRLSQEQATRQPSRSASPLSSPGSDDRKEEARCTVPGCDRVFGSRAVRDAHSRDPQAHRDLSILSTSGS